A genomic window from Exiguobacterium acetylicum DSM 20416 includes:
- a CDS encoding LLM class flavin-dependent oxidoreductase translates to MRLGILDQVPLHEGDTVEATMEATERLVLEAERLGYERYWFAEHHNTNGLLSAAPELFIARMGAQTETIKLGSGGILLPQYHPLKVAESFATLDAFYPGRIELGIGNSPGGSERTRLALTDGEENRATEFSRLVNETAGFLTDSLSNRHPYRIVKTTPRDRQPSPISILGLSPRSARIAAEQDRGLVFGHFINPDRWEETLSTYREAGGKNVIVCVFVICAPTQEEAERLARTQDAWIQGVRLGNSIVPSFTTTEAKVWNDVQTERIRKDRRRAIVGTPDIVERELKALATRYQTDQFLLINNAFDQKKRLQSYQLIAERLL, encoded by the coding sequence ATGCGACTTGGAATACTCGATCAAGTACCGTTACATGAAGGCGATACGGTCGAAGCGACGATGGAAGCGACGGAACGACTCGTCTTAGAAGCCGAGCGACTCGGTTATGAACGGTACTGGTTCGCAGAACATCATAATACGAACGGGTTGCTCAGTGCGGCACCGGAACTGTTCATCGCCCGAATGGGTGCGCAGACCGAGACAATCAAGCTTGGATCAGGAGGGATACTGTTACCGCAATATCATCCGCTGAAAGTCGCCGAGAGTTTTGCGACACTTGATGCGTTTTATCCGGGGCGAATCGAACTTGGAATCGGCAATTCGCCAGGTGGGAGTGAGCGGACACGACTTGCGTTGACGGATGGAGAAGAAAACCGAGCGACTGAGTTTAGTCGACTTGTCAATGAAACGGCGGGCTTCTTGACAGACAGTCTATCGAATCGACACCCGTACCGGATCGTCAAGACGACACCGCGTGACCGACAACCGTCGCCAATTTCAATCCTGGGTCTGTCGCCACGTAGTGCGCGGATTGCAGCAGAACAAGACCGTGGTCTCGTGTTTGGTCACTTCATTAATCCGGATCGTTGGGAAGAGACGCTTTCGACATATCGCGAAGCAGGCGGGAAGAACGTCATCGTCTGTGTCTTCGTCATCTGTGCCCCGACACAAGAAGAAGCAGAGCGTCTCGCTCGGACACAAGATGCCTGGATTCAAGGCGTCCGACTCGGGAATTCAATCGTTCCGTCGTTTACGACGACAGAAGCAAAGGTCTGGAATGACGTACAAACGGAGCGGATTCGCAAAGATCGACGGCGGGCGATCGTTGGGACACCGGACATCGTCGAACGTGAACTGAAGGCTTTAGCAACGCGTTATCAAACGGATCAGTTTTTACTGATCAATAATGCCTTTGATCAAAAAAAGCGATTGCAATCGTACCAGCTCATCGCGGAACGACTACTTTAA
- a CDS encoding Asp23/Gls24 family envelope stress response protein has protein sequence MTNEVNTTTQNEVVRENKLTFEDQVIKKIAGIASNEVTGILSMSGGFMSGLTDRLRSTEDITKGIGAEVGERQVALDLKVIVEYGKNIPSIFQETVAKIKKSISDMTGLEVVEVNMHVEDVMTRAEFEAKNKSNNEQEEKNRELQ, from the coding sequence ATGACAAACGAAGTAAACACAACAACTCAAAACGAAGTGGTACGCGAAAATAAATTGACGTTCGAAGATCAAGTCATCAAAAAAATCGCTGGGATTGCGTCAAACGAAGTGACAGGTATCTTGTCAATGAGTGGTGGATTCATGAGTGGACTGACGGATCGTCTCCGGAGCACGGAAGACATCACAAAAGGAATCGGCGCTGAAGTCGGAGAACGCCAAGTCGCACTCGATTTAAAAGTCATCGTTGAATACGGTAAAAACATTCCGTCGATCTTCCAAGAGACGGTCGCTAAAATCAAAAAATCAATCAGCGACATGACTGGTCTTGAAGTCGTCGAAGTCAATATGCACGTCGAGGACGTCATGACACGTGCTGAATTTGAAGCAAAAAATAAATCAAACAATGAACAAGAAGAAAAGAACCGCGAATTGCAATAA
- a CDS encoding SDR family oxidoreductase — protein sequence MRLTGKTIIVTGAGSGMGEAMAKLFALEGARIVAADIHLETVERVVSDIKAAGGEAMAVVSDIANPSAARELIKQTIDAYGKLDVLVNNAGIMDGMEGVEDISDERWDHVFAVNTTGTMRLMREAVKHFKEVKGGVILNNISIGGLNGARAGAAYTASKHAVIGLTKNTAFFYAGEGIRCNGIAPGAVETNIGQSMTNLNEFGMGRAMLGMGLNPRTGQPDEIAKLALFLVSDEASFINGAIVVADGGWSAY from the coding sequence ATGCGACTAACAGGAAAAACGATCATCGTCACTGGTGCCGGCTCAGGAATGGGAGAAGCAATGGCTAAATTGTTTGCACTAGAAGGCGCGCGAATCGTCGCGGCGGACATCCATTTAGAAACTGTCGAACGGGTTGTTTCTGACATCAAGGCAGCAGGTGGAGAAGCAATGGCTGTTGTAAGTGATATCGCCAATCCTAGCGCGGCAAGAGAACTAATCAAACAAACAATCGATGCGTACGGAAAATTGGACGTTCTCGTTAACAATGCCGGTATCATGGACGGAATGGAGGGAGTGGAAGACATCTCGGATGAGCGCTGGGATCACGTCTTTGCGGTCAATACGACAGGAACGATGCGTCTGATGCGTGAGGCAGTCAAGCATTTCAAGGAAGTAAAAGGTGGCGTCATTTTGAATAACATCTCGATTGGTGGTCTGAACGGTGCTCGAGCAGGTGCAGCCTATACGGCTTCCAAACATGCCGTCATCGGTCTGACGAAAAATACTGCCTTCTTTTATGCTGGAGAGGGGATTCGGTGTAACGGGATCGCACCCGGAGCCGTCGAGACGAACATTGGGCAATCGATGACGAATCTGAATGAATTCGGGATGGGACGAGCAATGCTTGGTATGGGTCTGAATCCACGCACCGGTCAGCCGGATGAGATCGCGAAATTGGCATTGTTCCTCGTGTCTGACGAGGCGAGTTTCATTAACGGGGCAATCGTCGTTGCGGACGGCGGATGGAGCGCGTATTAA
- a CDS encoding sensor domain-containing diguanylate cyclase, whose amino-acid sequence MLISFRLFRQQQPDTIALCKDIFYVFEVQPEYRFRYISPSLDDHMGKGVAAASYMDPDECFARIHPEDVEVLMSKISGDCDYEQPFRQRWRTNDETYVWFEEYATPIRENGQIVAIQGVIRNIDEQLKSQQALLDQYRIDSLTRLGNRHAFNEAVRKLDQEKTYGLILLDLNELKELNDRFGHAVGDALLEQTGLCIRRLTDHGYRIGGDEFVLIDSSPSIETFEAFVEHVRSTFATHEIELAIGAVHTTTGRRVDDVLHEADEQMYQEKVNERLSRQHRLVRLKQ is encoded by the coding sequence ATGTTGATCAGTTTCCGGTTATTCCGCCAGCAACAGCCGGATACGATCGCATTGTGTAAAGATATCTTCTACGTGTTCGAAGTGCAGCCGGAATATCGGTTTCGTTATATCAGTCCTTCCCTCGATGACCATATGGGGAAAGGCGTGGCAGCAGCCAGCTACATGGATCCAGACGAGTGTTTCGCACGCATTCATCCGGAAGACGTCGAAGTCTTGATGTCGAAGATTTCGGGCGATTGTGACTACGAGCAGCCGTTTCGGCAACGCTGGCGGACGAATGACGAAACGTATGTCTGGTTCGAAGAATATGCGACGCCGATTCGCGAAAATGGACAGATCGTTGCCATTCAAGGTGTGATCCGCAACATTGACGAGCAGTTGAAATCACAACAGGCATTGCTCGATCAATACCGGATTGATTCCTTAACGCGGCTCGGTAATCGACACGCCTTCAACGAGGCTGTCCGCAAGCTCGATCAAGAGAAGACGTATGGGTTGATTCTGCTTGACTTGAATGAACTAAAAGAGCTCAACGACCGGTTCGGTCATGCGGTCGGTGATGCCTTGCTTGAACAAACAGGACTCTGCATCCGCCGCTTGACAGATCATGGCTACCGAATCGGTGGTGATGAATTCGTCTTGATCGACAGTAGTCCATCGATTGAGACGTTTGAAGCGTTCGTCGAACACGTCCGCTCGACGTTCGCGACGCACGAGATTGAACTTGCAATCGGCGCTGTTCATACGACAACAGGACGCCGTGTCGACGACGTCCTGCATGAGGCAGATGAGCAGATGTATCAAGAGAAGGTGAACGAACGCTTAAGTCGTCAGCATCGATTGGTGCGCCTGAAGCAGTAA
- a CDS encoding methyl-accepting chemotaxis protein — protein MSMQEQAAHVTDTQVIRAIEQNLAIIRFDDRRKVAYVNELFARTMGYEVNELIGKYHRDLCFPAYVNSPDYELFWRKLMQGITYQDKIERRAADGQQKWLEATYMPIYSDDGRRVVGVSKIASDITIRQQDVLRMAAELNETSAFLTVKSESGRQDGLNVLATVQQVEAESVENLSSLVALRKDANSITNIVKTIRDIAAQTNLLALNAAIEAARAGEHGRGFDVVATEVRNLSNKVSHSIGEIKNNIEGIVERIEDVSHSIERISSKVKDSTGQLEHTVSEFDQLADSAKQLERQAKQFVDVL, from the coding sequence ATGTCGATGCAGGAACAGGCAGCACACGTCACCGACACACAAGTCATTCGAGCAATCGAACAAAATCTAGCAATCATCCGCTTTGACGATCGACGGAAAGTTGCATATGTCAATGAGCTGTTTGCCCGGACGATGGGGTATGAGGTAAACGAACTAATCGGTAAATATCACCGTGATCTTTGTTTTCCGGCGTATGTTAACAGTCCGGATTACGAGTTGTTTTGGCGCAAGTTGATGCAAGGAATCACGTATCAGGACAAGATTGAACGCCGGGCTGCCGATGGGCAACAGAAATGGCTCGAAGCGACGTATATGCCGATCTACTCCGATGACGGACGCCGGGTCGTCGGGGTTTCGAAAATTGCATCGGACATCACGATTCGCCAGCAGGATGTCTTACGGATGGCGGCTGAACTCAACGAGACATCCGCGTTCTTAACGGTCAAATCGGAAAGTGGTCGACAAGACGGTCTGAACGTGCTGGCGACGGTCCAACAAGTCGAAGCGGAGTCCGTCGAGAACCTGTCGAGCCTTGTTGCCTTACGGAAGGATGCGAACTCGATCACCAACATCGTCAAGACAATCCGTGATATCGCGGCGCAGACGAATCTGCTCGCCTTGAATGCCGCAATTGAGGCGGCGCGTGCCGGTGAACATGGGCGCGGGTTCGATGTCGTTGCGACCGAAGTCCGAAACCTGTCGAACAAAGTCTCTCACTCAATCGGGGAAATCAAGAACAACATTGAAGGGATCGTTGAACGAATCGAGGACGTTTCGCACAGCATCGAGCGGATTTCGTCCAAGGTTAAGGACAGTACGGGTCAACTCGAGCATACGGTCAGTGAGTTCGATCAGTTGGCTGATTCAGCGAAACAACTCGAGCGTCAGGCAAAACAATTCGTCGATGTCTTATAA
- a CDS encoding ABC transporter ATP-binding protein has protein sequence MEGTFQCKQMGKSFSGDGVETHALQDIDVTLEAGDFISIIGPSGSGKSTLLSLIGTLDRPTSGELHYDGKPINKLNSKELSDFRFENIGFIFQQFHLIPTLTALENVMAPLFGRKVPYDKKERAEQLLAQVGLADKTGSLPSQLSGGQQQRVAVARALVHEPKWLLADEPTGNLDTDTGEIIFNLLRSLNEEKGCGVLFVTHDPALAERANRTIEMRDGVIIEDRLVRV, from the coding sequence ATGGAAGGCACATTTCAATGTAAACAGATGGGGAAATCATTTTCAGGAGACGGTGTCGAGACACATGCGTTACAAGATATCGACGTGACACTCGAAGCGGGTGATTTTATCTCGATTATCGGACCATCTGGTTCTGGAAAGTCGACGTTACTCAGTCTAATCGGAACGCTCGATCGTCCGACGAGCGGGGAGTTGCACTATGACGGGAAACCGATCAACAAATTAAACAGCAAAGAATTATCCGACTTCCGGTTCGAAAACATCGGCTTCATCTTCCAGCAGTTTCATTTGATTCCGACGCTGACGGCGCTTGAGAATGTCATGGCGCCACTGTTCGGTCGAAAAGTACCATACGATAAAAAAGAACGCGCCGAGCAGTTACTCGCGCAAGTGGGTCTCGCCGATAAAACGGGCAGTTTGCCGTCGCAACTCTCTGGTGGACAACAACAACGGGTTGCTGTTGCCCGCGCACTTGTCCATGAACCGAAATGGTTACTTGCCGATGAGCCGACAGGGAACCTCGATACGGATACGGGGGAAATCATCTTCAATCTCTTACGGTCGTTGAACGAAGAGAAGGGCTGCGGCGTCTTGTTCGTCACCCACGATCCGGCACTTGCGGAACGAGCGAACCGGACGATTGAGATGCGAGATGGCGTCATCATCGAAGATCGTCTCGTTCGTGTCTGA
- the amaP gene encoding alkaline shock response membrane anchor protein AmaP has translation MNGFNRFLLVIIGILGLVSVGLLVLGVYDVPRLSSLIEQWQDQQWYSYTVLSIGGFLAFVFVILLFTGLFSRSKGQRLLIQTGDGTITISKETIERTALESIRGIGGVRTPRVHADIHSKKETVALKVDCSVFGQEGLPTIAKDIQERAKQAVESLLELPVTSTKVTISDTKTKTSERVV, from the coding sequence ATGAATGGGTTCAATCGATTCTTACTCGTCATCATAGGCATACTCGGACTCGTCAGTGTCGGGCTGCTTGTGCTCGGTGTGTATGATGTTCCACGGCTCAGTTCGTTAATCGAGCAGTGGCAGGATCAGCAATGGTATAGCTATACCGTTCTATCCATCGGAGGATTTTTAGCATTCGTATTCGTCATTCTATTATTCACAGGATTATTCAGCCGCTCAAAAGGTCAACGTCTGTTGATCCAAACGGGTGACGGAACGATCACGATTTCGAAGGAAACGATCGAACGGACGGCGTTAGAGTCGATTCGTGGGATTGGTGGCGTACGGACACCGCGTGTCCACGCCGATATCCATTCGAAAAAAGAGACGGTCGCCTTGAAAGTCGACTGCTCGGTCTTCGGACAAGAAGGATTACCAACGATTGCGAAGGATATTCAAGAACGTGCTAAACAAGCCGTCGAATCCTTACTTGAGTTGCCGGTAACGAGTACGAAAGTCACGATCAGTGACACGAAAACGAAAACATCGGAACGTGTCGTCTAA
- a CDS encoding DUF4256 domain-containing protein, which translates to MEEPLTMFRDRFEATSDLHDGPSYDEVESRLTSSKRAALAWMEETGGKPNVLKMEGRFVIIDTAKESPSGRRSVCLDESARLGRKKNTPAASVESMIEKLEVHLLTPEQYQELQTQFSFDEKTSSWLATPDAIRHKGGALFGDRRYETTFIYHNGADSYYASRGFRVFIELD; encoded by the coding sequence ATGGAGGAACCATTAACGATGTTTCGTGACCGCTTTGAAGCTACTTCTGACCTGCACGATGGTCCTTCGTATGACGAGGTCGAATCACGTCTGACGTCATCGAAACGAGCAGCACTTGCTTGGATGGAAGAGACGGGCGGCAAGCCGAACGTCTTAAAAATGGAAGGAAGATTCGTCATCATCGACACTGCCAAAGAAAGTCCCTCAGGTCGCCGAAGTGTCTGTTTGGATGAGTCCGCTCGACTCGGTCGAAAGAAAAATACGCCGGCAGCAAGTGTCGAGTCGATGATTGAGAAGCTAGAGGTGCACCTCTTAACACCAGAGCAGTATCAAGAATTGCAGACGCAGTTTTCGTTTGACGAAAAAACCTCCAGTTGGCTTGCGACACCGGACGCAATTCGTCATAAAGGCGGCGCCTTGTTCGGAGACCGTCGTTATGAGACAACGTTCATCTATCACAACGGGGCGGATTCCTATTATGCAAGCCGAGGATTTCGTGTCTTCATTGAGCTAGACTAA
- a CDS encoding DUF2273 domain-containing protein, with amino-acid sequence MKTREALYPYRFRLIGGLAGLILAVLFLTIGFGPTILIVAFAAIGFLIGKWRDGALDIEGWIQFFQRD; translated from the coding sequence ATGAAGACAAGAGAAGCACTCTATCCGTATCGGTTTCGACTGATCGGAGGACTTGCCGGTCTGATCCTCGCCGTCTTATTCTTGACGATCGGCTTCGGTCCGACAATCCTTATCGTAGCCTTCGCGGCGATCGGATTCTTGATTGGAAAATGGCGCGATGGTGCGCTCGATATTGAAGGGTGGATTCAGTTCTTTCAACGGGACTGA
- a CDS encoding SDR family oxidoreductase translates to MIQDKVVIITGASSGIGEATAKELAKQGARLVLAARREDRLQELVKAVEAEGGQAVYQVTDVTDREQVDALAKLAKDKFGSVDVIINNAGLMPLSHLHKNQQDEWNTMVDVNIKGVLHGIGAVLPYMREQKSGHVINISSVAGHEVMPSSAVYSGTKFAVRAITEGLRKEESVDNHIRATIISPGAVDTELKDHISDEEIKQGIGDLKAIDASAIARAIAYAVNEPEDVAINEILIRPTAQR, encoded by the coding sequence ATGATTCAAGATAAAGTCGTCATCATTACAGGAGCATCAAGCGGGATTGGGGAAGCAACCGCTAAAGAACTTGCAAAACAAGGCGCTAGACTCGTTCTTGCCGCACGTCGGGAAGATCGTTTACAAGAACTCGTCAAAGCCGTTGAAGCAGAAGGTGGTCAAGCCGTCTATCAAGTGACGGATGTCACTGATCGCGAGCAAGTCGATGCACTCGCTAAACTTGCGAAAGACAAGTTCGGTTCTGTTGATGTCATTATCAACAATGCTGGATTGATGCCACTATCACACCTCCATAAGAATCAGCAAGACGAATGGAACACGATGGTCGACGTCAACATCAAGGGTGTCCTACACGGGATTGGCGCAGTCTTGCCGTACATGCGTGAGCAAAAAAGCGGACACGTCATCAATATCTCGTCCGTCGCAGGTCATGAAGTCATGCCGTCAAGCGCCGTCTATAGCGGTACGAAATTCGCCGTTCGTGCGATCACGGAAGGTCTCCGCAAGGAAGAATCGGTCGACAATCATATCCGCGCAACAATCATCTCACCGGGAGCGGTCGATACAGAACTGAAGGACCATATCTCGGATGAAGAGATCAAACAAGGAATCGGTGACTTAAAAGCCATCGATGCGAGTGCGATTGCGCGTGCCATCGCTTATGCCGTTAACGAGCCAGAGGATGTCGCGATCAACGAGATCTTGATCCGTCCAACCGCTCAACGTTAA